One uncultured Flavobacterium sp. DNA segment encodes these proteins:
- a CDS encoding metalloregulator ArsR/SmtB family transcription factor, with protein sequence MKRDIFQAIADPTRRAILVLVATNALTPNAIAEKFNTTRQAVSKHIKILNECELLDEKKSGREIYYQLRIEKMKEVDKWLEQFKEIWENRFSQLDQVLMNLKSKENEI encoded by the coding sequence ATGAAAAGAGATATTTTTCAGGCGATTGCCGACCCGACTCGCAGAGCAATTTTAGTATTAGTGGCTACAAATGCCTTGACGCCAAATGCTATAGCGGAAAAATTTAACACAACACGACAAGCGGTTTCTAAACATATCAAAATTCTCAATGAATGTGAATTATTGGATGAAAAGAAATCAGGACGTGAAATTTATTATCAACTCAGAATTGAGAAAATGAAAGAAGTTGACAAATGGCTGGAACAGTTTAAGGAAATCTGGGAAAACCGTTTTAGTCAACTCGATCAAGTATTAATGAATCTAAAATCTAAAGAAAATGAAATCTAA
- a CDS encoding nuclear transport factor 2 family protein, translating to MTPNKQTVNEYMAAFRVSDHKRILSCLTDDVVWEMPGIYQHVGKEAFDKEIENDNFIGSPTIQIIKLIEENNIVIAEGTVQANMKNGNLLDAVFCDVFEMENGKIKKLTSYLMSKNANLKFE from the coding sequence ATGACACCAAATAAACAAACCGTAAATGAATATATGGCGGCATTTAGAGTAAGTGATCATAAAAGAATTCTCTCTTGCCTTACTGATGATGTTGTTTGGGAAATGCCCGGAATTTATCAGCATGTAGGTAAGGAAGCCTTTGATAAAGAAATTGAAAATGACAATTTTATTGGAAGCCCAACGATTCAAATCATAAAACTGATTGAAGAAAATAATATTGTCATTGCCGAAGGTACGGTACAAGCAAACATGAAAAACGGCAATCTATTAGATGCCGTTTTTTGTGATGTTTTTGAAATGGAAAATGGTAAAATAAAAAAGCTTACCTCCTATTTAATGTCTAAAAATGCGAATTTAAAATTTGAGTAA
- a CDS encoding GNAT family N-acetyltransferase → MKITEENKLDNPIWNSLSESHEKFAIDYNGTKFYNPDYCPFGGFLELESTLESAKKYASLCVNFFIVGKKPIIADSLEIVKKLVCLQMIIHEKIQITFDNEIIKLTEEHSEELFDLVNLVQPGYFKTKTPLLGSYYGIFNDRKLVSIAGERMKMNTFTEVSAIITHPDHTGKGYAKQLTSHVVNTIFNEGKIPFLHVVESNLGAIKLYEKLGFVMRRKISFWNISKK, encoded by the coding sequence ATGAAAATTACAGAAGAAAACAAATTAGACAATCCGATTTGGAATTCATTGTCTGAAAGTCATGAAAAATTTGCTATTGATTACAATGGAACTAAGTTTTACAATCCGGATTATTGTCCGTTTGGTGGATTTTTGGAACTTGAAAGTACTTTAGAATCAGCAAAAAAATATGCTTCATTATGTGTAAATTTCTTTATTGTTGGTAAAAAACCTATAATTGCAGATTCGCTAGAAATTGTAAAAAAATTGGTTTGTCTTCAAATGATTATTCATGAAAAGATTCAAATAACTTTTGATAATGAAATCATTAAATTAACTGAAGAACATAGCGAAGAATTATTTGATTTGGTAAATCTAGTTCAGCCGGGATATTTTAAAACAAAAACACCTTTATTAGGCAGTTATTATGGAATTTTCAACGATAGGAAATTAGTATCAATTGCTGGCGAACGCATGAAAATGAACACCTTTACAGAAGTGAGCGCTATTATCACTCATCCGGATCATACCGGAAAAGGTTACGCAAAACAGCTGACTTCGCACGTTGTCAATACTATTTTTAATGAAGGTAAAATTCCGTTTTTGCATGTTGTAGAAAGTAACCTTGGTGCTATTAAATTATACGAAAAGCTAGGTTTTGTAATGAGAAGAAAAATTAGCTTTTGGAATATTTCTAAAAAATAG
- a CDS encoding DinB family protein, protein MNRQGAVGALLDIYEQAISDLKNIIKDIPDNVLTNIIDEKTTNEDCKSIQKILSHVVSSGYSYAISIHNQKGHNVKRPEKIFHLTIAEYLNDLTNVFIFTESVFKEIKDDELEQPDNSLKIQTGWGQSYDIEQITEHAIVHILRHKRQIERIKQNQLK, encoded by the coding sequence ATGAACAGACAAGGCGCAGTTGGAGCATTACTTGACATATACGAACAAGCAATTTCAGATCTTAAAAACATCATTAAAGATATTCCAGACAATGTTTTAACAAACATTATAGACGAAAAAACAACTAATGAAGATTGTAAATCCATACAAAAAATTCTATCTCACGTTGTAAGTTCAGGTTATAGTTATGCAATCAGTATTCATAACCAGAAAGGACATAATGTTAAGCGACCTGAAAAGATTTTTCATTTGACTATTGCCGAATATTTGAACGACCTGACTAATGTTTTCATATTTACGGAAAGCGTTTTCAAAGAAATTAAAGATGATGAATTAGAACAACCTGACAATTCATTAAAAATACAAACAGGCTGGGGACAATCCTACGACATTGAACAAATTACAGAACACGCCATTGTGCATATTCTGCGACACAAGCGACAAATAGAAAGAATAAAACAGAACCAATTGAAGTAA
- a CDS encoding SRPBCC domain-containing protein, whose amino-acid sequence MKSNLLMNFTVDKENSTVNVKREFNASLANVWSVWTEAEILDQWWAPSPWKARTKSMDFKEGGRRLYAMVGPEGEEHWAIADFTSITPKTNFKYLDAFCDSEGKLNEDFPRSDWNVNFSEQGNSTIVDIAIKHQKLSDLEKIIEMGFKEGFTIAMEGLDEIFASKA is encoded by the coding sequence ATGAAATCTAATCTATTGATGAATTTTACCGTGGACAAAGAAAACAGCACGGTAAACGTAAAACGTGAATTTAATGCATCTCTTGCAAATGTTTGGTCTGTCTGGACTGAGGCTGAAATACTTGATCAATGGTGGGCACCATCGCCTTGGAAAGCGAGAACTAAAAGCATGGATTTTAAAGAAGGCGGGCGCAGACTTTATGCTATGGTTGGACCTGAAGGTGAAGAACACTGGGCTATTGCGGATTTTACTTCGATAACTCCAAAAACAAATTTTAAATATCTGGATGCTTTTTGCGATAGCGAAGGTAAATTAAATGAAGATTTTCCGAGATCTGACTGGAATGTAAACTTTTCTGAACAAGGTAATTCGACTATTGTTGATATTGCTATTAAACATCAAAAGCTTTCTGATTTAGAAAAAATCATCGAAATGGGCTTCAAAGAAGGTTTCACCATTGCCATGGAAGGTTTGGACGAAATCTTTGCTTCAAAAGCGTAA
- a CDS encoding YifB family Mg chelatase-like AAA ATPase, with the protein MLVKVYGSAVFGVEATTITIEVHMDKGIGYHLVGLPDNAIKESSYRIAAALKNNGLSLPGKKITINMAPADLRKEGSAYDLPLAMGILVGSDQIKAPEIEQYIIMGELSLDGSLQPIRGALPIAIKAKEEGYKGFFLPIQNVKEAAIVTGLDVYGVSNLQEVIDFFAGKGTLQPTVIDTRAEFYKTLDFPEFDFSDVRGQESIKRCMEIAAAGGHNIILIGPPGAGKTMLAKRVPSILPPMTLREALETTKIHSVAGKLKEVGLMNQRPFRSPHHTISNVALVGGGSYPQPGEISMAHNGVLFLDELPEFKRDVLEVMRQPLEDREVTISRAKFTVTYPSSFMLVASMNPSPSGFFNDPSMPNTSSPHEMQRYLSKISGPLLDRIDIHIEVTPVPFEKLADDQKAESSVEIRKRVTAAREIQTKRFEEVENIHYNAQMSSKLIREYCALDDQSKELLKTAMERLNLSARAYDRILKVSRTIADLDASPTVISQHIAEAIQYRSLDRDGWLG; encoded by the coding sequence ATGTTAGTAAAAGTTTACGGAAGTGCCGTTTTTGGAGTTGAAGCAACAACGATTACGATCGAGGTTCATATGGATAAAGGTATTGGTTATCATTTAGTTGGTCTTCCGGATAATGCTATAAAAGAAAGCAGTTATAGAATAGCCGCTGCTCTAAAAAATAACGGATTAAGTCTACCGGGTAAAAAAATCACTATAAATATGGCGCCCGCCGACCTTCGAAAAGAAGGTTCAGCCTACGATTTGCCTCTTGCAATGGGAATTTTAGTGGGCTCAGATCAGATAAAAGCACCAGAAATTGAGCAATACATTATTATGGGAGAACTTTCGCTTGACGGAAGTTTACAGCCTATTCGCGGTGCCTTGCCAATTGCTATAAAAGCAAAGGAAGAAGGTTATAAAGGATTCTTTCTGCCCATTCAAAATGTAAAAGAAGCTGCAATAGTTACGGGTTTAGATGTTTACGGTGTTTCTAATTTACAAGAAGTAATCGACTTTTTCGCAGGAAAAGGAACACTTCAACCAACGGTAATTGACACCAGAGCCGAATTTTACAAAACACTGGATTTTCCTGAATTTGATTTTTCTGATGTGCGTGGACAAGAAAGCATAAAACGCTGTATGGAAATTGCTGCAGCCGGAGGGCATAATATTATTTTGATTGGTCCGCCGGGAGCAGGAAAAACGATGCTGGCCAAGAGAGTACCCAGTATTTTGCCACCAATGACATTGCGGGAAGCGCTTGAAACAACCAAGATTCACAGCGTTGCCGGAAAATTAAAAGAAGTTGGCTTGATGAATCAGCGTCCGTTTAGAAGTCCGCATCACACAATTTCAAATGTAGCTTTGGTTGGAGGTGGAAGTTATCCGCAGCCTGGCGAGATTTCGATGGCACACAACGGCGTTTTGTTTCTGGACGAATTGCCTGAATTTAAACGTGATGTTCTCGAAGTAATGCGTCAACCGCTCGAAGATCGTGAAGTCACTATTTCGCGAGCTAAATTTACGGTTACTTATCCTTCTTCATTTATGTTGGTGGCGAGTATGAACCCAAGTCCGAGTGGTTTTTTCAATGATCCAAGTATGCCAAATACCTCATCACCACACGAAATGCAACGCTATTTGAGTAAGATTTCGGGGCCATTATTAGATCGAATTGATATACATATCGAAGTAACGCCGGTTCCTTTCGAAAAGTTAGCCGATGATCAAAAAGCAGAAAGCAGCGTCGAAATCCGAAAACGTGTCACCGCTGCACGAGAAATTCAAACCAAACGTTTCGAAGAAGTCGAAAACATTCATTATAATGCCCAAATGAGCAGTAAGTTAATACGAGAATATTGTGCACTCGACGACCAATCAAAAGAGTTGTTGAAAACTGCTATGGAACGACTGAATCTTTCGGCGCGAGCGTATGATAGAATATTGAAAGTTTCCAGAACAATTGCCGACTTGGATGCATCTCCAACTGTAATTTCGCAACATATTGCCGAAGCGATTCAATATAGAAGTTTAGATCGTGATGGTTGGTTGGGATGA
- a CDS encoding MFS transporter yields MEAVKVQPEVINKTTYSILFIISFSHLINDLLQAVVPSIYPLIKENFGLSFSQIGIITFTYQIVASILQPFVGMYTDKNSKPYSLIIGMCFTMTGLFLVSIASSFTFLLLSVSLIGIGSSIFHPESSRVAHLASGGKKGLAQSIFQLGGNAGSAIGPLLAAFIIIPHGQNYVAWFCIIALVGIFVLYKIALWYSAHLSLRNANKAVHKIETHHLSKNRVIASLIILLVLIFSKYFYMSSITSYYTFFLIDKFHITIQQSQIYLFLFSGAVAAGTLIGGPIGDRFGRKYVIWVSILGVAPFTLMLPYVSLFWVGTLSVIIGLILSSAFSAILVYATELLPGKVGLVAGLFFGFAFGMGGLGSAVLGKIADATSIEYVFKICAFLPLIGIITGFLPNIEGKKKVEN; encoded by the coding sequence ATGGAAGCCGTTAAAGTACAACCAGAAGTAATTAATAAAACAACGTATTCAATACTTTTTATAATCAGTTTTTCGCATTTAATTAATGACCTTTTACAAGCTGTAGTTCCGTCAATTTATCCACTCATTAAAGAAAATTTCGGATTGAGTTTTAGCCAAATCGGAATTATCACTTTTACCTATCAAATCGTTGCTTCTATTTTGCAGCCGTTTGTGGGAATGTATACTGATAAAAACTCTAAGCCTTATTCGCTGATTATTGGAATGTGCTTTACAATGACCGGATTATTCTTGGTTTCTATTGCTTCAAGTTTCACTTTTCTATTACTATCAGTAAGTTTAATCGGAATTGGATCTTCTATTTTTCATCCAGAATCTTCAAGAGTTGCACACCTGGCTTCAGGTGGTAAAAAAGGACTGGCTCAGTCTATTTTTCAATTGGGAGGAAATGCCGGAAGTGCAATTGGGCCTTTATTAGCCGCTTTTATTATAATTCCGCACGGACAAAATTATGTTGCCTGGTTTTGTATTATCGCTTTAGTCGGAATTTTTGTTTTGTATAAAATTGCGCTTTGGTACAGTGCTCATTTATCGTTGCGAAATGCGAATAAAGCGGTACATAAAATCGAAACGCATCATTTGTCTAAAAACAGAGTCATTGCTTCGCTAATCATTTTATTGGTATTAATTTTTTCTAAATACTTTTATATGAGCAGTATTACGAGTTATTATACTTTCTTTTTAATTGATAAATTTCATATCACGATTCAGCAGTCGCAAATCTATTTGTTTCTATTCTCAGGGGCAGTCGCAGCCGGAACATTAATTGGTGGTCCAATTGGAGACCGATTTGGAAGAAAATATGTAATCTGGGTTTCTATTTTGGGAGTTGCTCCATTTACTTTGATGCTGCCGTATGTATCTTTATTTTGGGTTGGAACTTTATCTGTAATTATCGGATTGATTCTTTCTTCGGCATTCTCTGCAATTTTAGTTTACGCAACCGAATTATTGCCTGGAAAAGTTGGTTTAGTTGCCGGTCTTTTCTTCGGATTTGCCTTTGGAATGGGAGGATTGGGTTCTGCAGTTTTAGGAAAAATTGCCGATGCAACAAGTATAGAATATGTTTTTAAAATTTGTGCATTTCTGCCTTTAATTGGTATTATAACGGGATTTTTACCGAATATTGAGGGGAAGAAAAAAGTTGAGAATTAA
- a CDS encoding alpha/beta hydrolase-fold protein: MNKIITLTILLFTSTLLFSQANKSKQTETNKPFVLGVIDEIQSKELGEKRILNIYLPEGYKAEEATKYPVIYLLDGSADEDFIHISGLVQFNSFEWINQVPKSIVVGIATVDRRRDFTFQTTIENDKKRFPTTGHSEKFIAFIEKELQPFIDKKYKTSSSKTIIGQSLGGLLETEILLKKPTLFNKYVIVSPSIWWNNGSILNQDSEIFKDNFNQQTEIYIAVGKEGLTPTEIPRVMEVDANLLAEKIKASKSKNIKVYFDYFPAENHGTILHPAVSNSFKFFYPQTKE; the protein is encoded by the coding sequence ATGAATAAAATTATTACCCTTACAATTTTACTTTTTACCTCAACCCTATTATTTAGCCAAGCCAATAAATCGAAACAAACGGAAACCAATAAACCATTTGTATTGGGAGTTATTGATGAAATCCAATCGAAAGAACTGGGCGAAAAAAGAATCCTGAATATTTATCTTCCTGAAGGCTATAAAGCCGAAGAAGCAACAAAATATCCTGTAATTTATTTATTGGATGGTTCTGCTGATGAAGATTTTATTCATATTTCGGGACTAGTACAGTTTAATAGTTTTGAATGGATAAATCAGGTTCCAAAATCTATTGTTGTAGGTATTGCAACTGTAGACAGAAGAAGAGATTTTACGTTTCAGACAACTATTGAAAATGATAAAAAAAGATTTCCAACAACTGGACATTCCGAAAAATTTATTGCTTTTATCGAAAAAGAATTACAGCCTTTTATTGATAAAAAATACAAAACCAGCAGTTCTAAAACCATTATAGGTCAATCTTTAGGTGGGCTCTTAGAAACTGAAATTTTATTAAAGAAACCTACTCTCTTTAATAAATATGTTATCGTGAGTCCAAGTATCTGGTGGAATAATGGTTCAATATTAAATCAGGATTCTGAAATTTTTAAAGACAACTTTAATCAGCAAACAGAGATTTACATCGCCGTTGGTAAAGAAGGACTTACGCCAACTGAAATTCCGAGAGTTATGGAAGTTGACGCAAACTTATTAGCCGAAAAAATAAAGGCTTCAAAAAGTAAAAACATCAAAGTTTATTTTGATTATTTCCCTGCAGAGAATCACGGTACGATTTTACATCCGGCGGTTTCGAATTCTTTTAAATTCTTTTATCCTCAAACTAAGGAATAA
- a CDS encoding outer membrane beta-barrel protein: MRKQILFITLTLILSFNSYSQIVFENGYFISENNKKTDCLIENMDWKNTPSSFRYRLSNEQPIIDADAKTIKEFAITGQNKFIRSVVKIDRSTKNLQNMTKGKDPVFSEEKLFLQVLLDGKASLYLFDDGTVRRFFYKIDNSEIKQLVYKTYLADDDNIAKNNYFREQLFIDLKCDEIQQNEYETLSYTKNALVRLFLKYNKCNNSEVTDFEKKEKKDLFNLTIRPRYNINNLTLNNKSFENLNFDFGAKSSLSLGIEAEFILPFNKNRWSVIVEPNYNYYKAEQTIQNPNFIDGTLVGKVDYKSIELPIGVRRYFFVNDSFKIFANASLVFDFASNSKISITRNDGSELFPLSIKSGTNFGFGIGCKFMDKFSAEVRFQTPRGLLADNPSWNSSYQTTALIVGYSFF; this comes from the coding sequence ATGAGAAAACAAATCTTATTTATTACCCTAACTCTAATCCTTAGTTTTAATAGTTACTCGCAAATTGTTTTTGAAAATGGTTATTTCATTTCTGAAAACAATAAAAAAACAGACTGCTTAATTGAGAACATGGATTGGAAAAATACTCCAAGTAGCTTTAGATACAGACTTTCTAATGAACAACCAATCATCGATGCTGATGCTAAAACAATAAAAGAATTTGCAATAACCGGTCAGAATAAATTTATCAGATCTGTTGTAAAAATAGACCGTTCTACCAAAAATTTGCAGAATATGACTAAGGGTAAAGATCCCGTTTTTTCTGAAGAAAAATTATTTCTTCAAGTTCTTCTGGATGGAAAAGCTTCATTGTATTTGTTTGATGACGGAACTGTAAGACGTTTTTTTTACAAAATCGATAACTCAGAAATAAAACAACTAGTTTACAAAACTTACTTGGCAGATGATGATAATATTGCCAAAAACAATTATTTTCGAGAACAGCTTTTTATCGATTTAAAATGTGATGAAATTCAACAGAACGAATATGAAACATTGAGTTATACAAAAAATGCTTTGGTGCGACTCTTTTTAAAATACAATAAATGTAACAACTCTGAGGTTACTGATTTTGAAAAAAAAGAAAAGAAGGACTTATTTAACTTAACTATTAGACCAAGATACAACATTAATAATCTAACTTTAAACAACAAATCTTTTGAAAATCTTAATTTCGATTTTGGTGCTAAATCAAGCTTGAGTTTAGGAATTGAAGCCGAATTTATTTTACCATTTAATAAAAACAGATGGTCTGTAATAGTAGAACCAAACTATAATTATTATAAAGCCGAACAAACCATTCAAAACCCAAATTTTATAGATGGTACTCTGGTAGGTAAAGTAGATTACAAATCGATTGAATTACCTATTGGTGTACGACGCTATTTTTTTGTTAATGACTCGTTTAAAATATTTGCAAATGCTTCACTTGTATTTGATTTTGCTTCAAATTCTAAAATCAGTATTACTAGAAATGACGGTTCTGAACTTTTCCCTTTATCGATAAAATCCGGTACTAACTTTGGTTTTGGAATCGGTTGCAAATTTATGGATAAATTTAGCGCAGAAGTAAGATTTCAAACTCCCAGAGGTCTTTTAGCCGACAATCCAAGCTGGAATTCTTCCTATCAAACCACTGCTTTAATAGTAGGCTATTCATTTTTCTAA
- a CDS encoding helix-turn-helix transcriptional regulator: MNNQIRTYRMAQDYGYQVDPSIPVIGYTEMVNNEMCISHSHPRAQLIYATRGVMHVVVGNHIWVVNPLQGLWLPGGVEHEVTFQKDVNYYSVFIDPSATEGLPTNSFSFDIPMFLKQLVFKIISFGTSGNLTSSQRRIIAVFLDELALIVPSATFLPTTNNERLQKVVELLLNDVASKHNIDYYAELSFMSSRTLSRLFIKELGMNFSDWRTRLKLIEAIKRLGEKQSIKEIALDLGYETASAFIFMFKKHLGKTPSNYILEDQNDTEKISA; this comes from the coding sequence ATGAATAATCAGATTCGGACATATCGAATGGCACAGGATTATGGATACCAAGTCGATCCATCAATACCTGTTATAGGTTATACCGAAATGGTAAACAATGAAATGTGCATCTCGCATTCGCATCCCAGAGCACAACTTATTTATGCGACGCGCGGTGTAATGCATGTTGTGGTTGGCAATCATATTTGGGTTGTAAATCCGTTGCAGGGACTGTGGCTTCCCGGAGGTGTAGAACATGAAGTTACTTTTCAGAAAGACGTTAATTATTACAGCGTTTTTATCGATCCGTCTGCGACTGAAGGATTACCAACAAACAGTTTTTCTTTTGATATTCCGATGTTTTTAAAACAACTGGTTTTCAAAATTATTTCTTTTGGCACATCAGGAAATCTAACGTCTTCACAACGAAGAATTATTGCTGTTTTTCTGGATGAATTAGCGTTGATTGTGCCAAGTGCCACTTTTTTGCCAACCACAAATAATGAAAGACTACAAAAAGTTGTCGAACTTTTATTAAATGATGTGGCGAGTAAACATAACATTGATTATTATGCCGAACTTTCGTTTATGAGCAGCAGAACATTATCCCGCTTATTTATTAAAGAACTAGGAATGAACTTCAGTGATTGGCGTACTCGTTTAAAACTAATCGAAGCTATTAAACGATTGGGCGAGAAGCAATCAATAAAAGAAATCGCTTTAGATTTAGGTTACGAAACGGCCAGTGCTTTTATTTTTATGTTCAAAAAGCATTTAGGAAAAACCCCTTCGAATTATATTTTAGAAGATCAAAATGATACTGAAAAAATATCAGCATAA
- a CDS encoding Gfo/Idh/MocA family oxidoreductase, whose amino-acid sequence MKNQKIKWGIIGLGNIAHQFATDLLLVEDADLLAVASRDILKADEFVAKYNAAKAYDSYEALFADQEIDIVYIATPHDSHAELSIKALENGRHVLCEKPIALSYKDAERMIEASKKQNKFFMEAFWTRFIPTVQDVLAKVENGIIGEANYIKADFAFIGNDVEGSRLFDKNRGGGALFDIGVYPLFLSYILFGIPKEIIAKAVYHKSGIDLQISMILQYEKAQAVLHSSIVSESDMKALIAGTKGRIELNSPWFMADGYSVFKEEQESVYNLPTLGKGYTHEIMECQDCIRNNQIESKLWSHQNSLDLSMMVEEVKTQIKLIF is encoded by the coding sequence ATGAAAAATCAGAAAATAAAGTGGGGAATAATTGGTTTGGGAAATATTGCACATCAATTTGCCACAGATTTATTATTAGTAGAAGATGCAGACTTGCTTGCTGTTGCTTCACGAGATATTTTGAAAGCAGATGAATTTGTAGCAAAATACAATGCAGCAAAAGCATATGACTCTTATGAAGCTCTCTTTGCAGATCAGGAAATTGACATTGTTTATATCGCAACGCCTCACGATTCGCACGCTGAGTTGTCTATAAAAGCCTTAGAAAATGGTAGACATGTTTTATGTGAAAAACCCATAGCGCTTTCCTATAAAGATGCGGAGCGAATGATCGAGGCTTCTAAAAAACAAAATAAATTTTTTATGGAAGCTTTCTGGACTCGTTTTATTCCAACTGTTCAGGATGTTTTGGCAAAAGTTGAAAATGGAATTATTGGTGAAGCAAATTATATAAAAGCCGATTTTGCTTTTATAGGAAATGATGTAGAAGGAAGCAGACTTTTTGATAAAAACCGCGGTGGCGGCGCATTATTTGATATTGGTGTTTATCCATTATTTCTCTCTTATATATTGTTCGGAATTCCAAAAGAGATAATTGCAAAAGCTGTTTATCACAAAAGTGGAATTGATTTGCAGATTTCAATGATTTTGCAATATGAAAAAGCACAGGCAGTTTTACATTCTTCTATAGTTTCAGAATCTGATATGAAAGCACTTATTGCCGGAACAAAAGGCCGAATCGAATTAAATTCGCCTTGGTTTATGGCCGATGGATATTCTGTATTTAAAGAGGAACAAGAATCTGTTTATAATTTACCTACTCTCGGTAAAGGTTATACACATGAAATTATGGAGTGCCAAGATTGTATTCGAAATAATCAAATTGAAAGCAAACTTTGGTCGCATCAAAATAGTTTAGATCTGAGTATGATGGTTGAAGAAGTGAAGACTCAAATTAAGCTAATATTTTAA
- a CDS encoding PhzF family isomerase, with amino-acid sequence MKQLIVYQIDSFTKEKFKGNPAGVVVNADGLKDSEMQQIARELNNSETAFLFSPDNDDCDGVIRYFTPSIEVPICGHATIAAMYAKALEDNLDSCILRMKTQIGILPFEIIKENGDYQVLMTQGRFELSPTFDDNIEKRMVTALGLNYDDIDTKCPIQIASTGHSKVMIGIKSRAKLNAMSPKYNDLAQLSTEINCNGYFVFTFDSDDKNILTYGRMFAPAIGINEDPVTGNANGPLGGYLIQNNIVTFKDNAFEFNGRQGEKIDRLGTINVKVMIENNKPSIIQIKGDAVVIFRTEIEI; translated from the coding sequence ATGAAACAACTTATTGTATATCAAATAGATTCTTTTACAAAAGAAAAATTTAAAGGAAATCCTGCAGGAGTAGTTGTAAATGCAGACGGATTGAAGGATTCTGAAATGCAGCAAATTGCCAGAGAATTGAATAACTCTGAAACTGCATTTCTTTTCTCGCCAGATAATGATGATTGCGATGGCGTAATACGTTATTTCACACCAAGTATAGAAGTTCCAATTTGCGGTCACGCAACAATTGCCGCAATGTATGCCAAAGCTCTTGAAGATAATTTAGATTCTTGCATATTAAGGATGAAAACCCAGATTGGGATTCTTCCTTTTGAGATTATCAAAGAAAATGGAGATTATCAGGTTTTAATGACACAAGGACGTTTTGAACTTAGTCCAACATTTGATGATAATATTGAAAAAAGAATGGTTACCGCACTAGGACTCAATTATGATGATATCGATACAAAATGTCCTATTCAAATTGCTTCTACAGGACATTCAAAAGTTATGATTGGAATTAAAAGCCGGGCAAAACTTAATGCCATGTCTCCAAAATACAATGATTTAGCCCAATTAAGTACCGAAATTAATTGCAATGGTTATTTTGTTTTTACGTTTGATTCTGACGACAAAAATATTCTGACTTATGGCAGAATGTTTGCTCCCGCAATAGGTATAAACGAAGATCCCGTGACTGGTAATGCAAACGGACCATTGGGTGGTTATTTGATTCAAAACAACATTGTCACTTTTAAAGATAACGCATTTGAATTCAACGGAAGACAAGGTGAAAAAATAGACCGACTTGGTACTATAAACGTTAAAGTTATGATTGAAAACAACAAACCTTCCATAATTCAAATAAAAGGTGATGCAGTTGTTATATTTAGAACCGAAATAGAAATTTAA
- a CDS encoding VOC family protein: protein MKAKKIWANLGVENLDRTTKFYNDLGFEPNGHNTNEELRSFLFGDDNFIIHFFIKERFKWAVNDEMANLKLGNEIIFSLSAESKDEVDQWLIVVKKAGGVIFAEPQDYGAGYFFGFSDPDGHKFNVLYWPK from the coding sequence ATGAAAGCTAAAAAAATATGGGCAAATTTAGGTGTAGAAAACTTAGACAGAACAACCAAATTCTACAATGATTTAGGGTTTGAACCAAACGGTCACAATACAAATGAAGAACTGCGAAGTTTTCTTTTTGGCGATGATAATTTCATCATTCATTTTTTTATAAAAGAGAGATTTAAATGGGCTGTTAATGATGAAATGGCCAACTTAAAACTTGGAAACGAAATTATATTTTCGCTTTCGGCGGAAAGTAAAGATGAGGTAGATCAATGGTTAATAGTGGTTAAAAAGGCTGGCGGAGTTATTTTTGCTGAACCACAAGATTACGGAGCAGGATATTTCTTTGGATTTTCTGATCCGGATGGTCATAAATTTAATGTTTTGTATTGGCCGAAATAA